Proteins found in one Triticum urartu cultivar G1812 chromosome 4, Tu2.1, whole genome shotgun sequence genomic segment:
- the LOC125552949 gene encoding DEAD-box ATP-dependent RNA helicase 3, chloroplastic, with protein MASLLTLPSLSLSSPSGGAGLAPALRLRAAFRCWALGRRWAGAAAAIASPNSVLSEHAFKRLGLGGGSDDEDDEGYGSDQEGPAVEGDADELAISRLGLPAQLVATLEKRGITHLFPIQRAVLIPALEGRDLIARAKTGTGKTLAFGIPMIKQIIEQDEGRTPGRGRIPRALVLAPTRELAKQVEKEIMESAPKLSTVCVYGGVSYNTQQNALSRGVDVVVGTPGRLIDLINGGSLQLGEVRYLVLDEADQMLAVGFEEDVETILQQLPAERQSMLFSATMPSWVKKLSRRYLNNPLTIDLVGDQDEKLAEGIKLFAIPLTTTSKRTILSDLITVYAKGGKTIVFTRTKRDADEVSLALTTSIASEALHGDISQHQRERTLNGFRQGKFTVLVATDVASRGLDIPNVDLIIHYELPNDPETFVHRSGRTGRAGKAGNAILMFTTNQRRTVKSLERDVGCKFEFIGPPTMEEVLDSSAEHVIATLRGVHPESIQYFVPAAERLSQELGPTALASALAHLSGFSQPPSSRSLISHEQGSVTLQLTRDPAYARGFFSPRSVTGFLSDVSPSAADAVGKIYLIADERVQGAVFDLPEEIAKDLLTMELPEGNTLSKVTKLPVLQDDGPATDSYGRFSNSDRGSRNRRGSSRGGMGGGSRGRGSWDSDEGFRRGGRSSSRPDNDIWSDDDFSGGGARRSNRSSSPGGGRSSYGGRGGSSSLGDRSSSFGERSSSYGGRGGSSFGSRDRSFSGACFTCGQSGHRASDCPNK; from the exons aTGGCTTCCCTCCTCACGCTCCCGTCCCTCTCCCTCTCCAGCCCCAGCGGCGGCGCCGGGCTCGCGCCCGCGCTCCGGCTCCGCGCCGCCTTCCGCTGCTGGGCGCTCGGCCGCAGGTGGGCGGGCGCCGCCGCGGCCATCGCGTCGCCCAACTCCGTGCTCAGCGAACACGCCTTCAAGCGCCTCGGGCTCGGcggcggcagcgacgacgaggatgacgaggGGTACGGGAGCGACCAGGAGGGGCCCGCCGTGGAGGGGGACGCGGATGAGCTCGCCATTTCCAGGCTCGGCCTCCCCGCCCAGCTCGTGGCCACCCTCGAGAAGCGCGGAATTACCCACCTCTTCCCCATCCAG AGGGCTGTATTGATTCCAGCACTTGAGGGCCGCGACCTGATTGCAAGAGCAAAGACTGGAACTGGAAAGACGCTAGCCTTTGGTATACCCATGATCAAGCAAATAATCGAGCAGGACGAAGGGCGGACTCCTGG GCGAGGTCGTATTCCTCGAGCTTTGGTCCTTGCACCCACTAGAGAGCTGGCTAAACAAGTTGAGAAAGAAATTATGGAATCAGCGCCAAAGCTTAGTACAGTGTGTGTTTATGGTGGTGTCTCGTATAATACCCAGCAGAATGCACTCTCCCGTGGCGTTGATGTTGTCGTAGGAACTCCAGGTCGCCTAATTGATTTGATAAATGGTGGAAGTCTTCAGTTGGGAGAAGTTAGGTATCTGGTCCTTGACGAGGCTGACCAGATGCTTGCAGTTGGGTTTGAAGAAGATGTGGAAACAATATTGCAGCAGCTGCCAGCTGAACGACAAAGCATGCTTTTCTCTGCGACCATGCCTAGTTGGGTGAAGAAATTGTCTAGGCGGTATTTGAATAATCCTTTGACAATTGATTTG GTCGGCGATCAAGATGAAAAACTAGCTGAAGGAATCAAACTCTTTGCTATTCCACTCACAACGACTTCAAAGCGCACCATTCTCAGCGATCTCATTACG GTATATGCAAAGGGTGGGAAAACTATTGTTTTCACTCGGACAAAACGGGATGCAGACGAGGTATCATTGGCATTGACAACCAGTATTGCATCTGAGGCGCTTCACGGTGATATTTCACAACATCAGCGTGAGAGGACATTAAATGGTTTCCGCCAAGGGAAATTTACTGTTCTTGTGGCAACTGATGTTGCTTCTCGTGGTCTTGATATACCTAATGTCGATTTG ATTATTCATTATGAGTTGCCAAATGACCCTGAGACTTTTGTTCATCGTTCTGGGCGCACTGGACGAGCGGGGAAAGCAGGAAATGCAATCTTAATGTTTACAACCAACCAGCGAAGGACAGTTAAATCACTCGAACGTGATGTTGGATGCAAATTTGAGTTTATTGGCCCACCTACAATGGAAGAAGTCCTTGATTCATCTGCAGAGCATGTCATTGCTACTCTGCGAGGTGTGCACCCTGAGTCGATTCAATACTTTGTTCCAGCGGCTGAGAGACTAAGCCAAGAACTAGGACCTACTGCTCTTGCTTCTGCATTGGCACATCTGAGTGGATTTTCTCAGCCACCTTCTTCACGCTCCCTGATTAGCCATGAGCAG GGATCGGTGACATTACAACTTACCAGGGATCCGGCATATGCAAGAGGCTTCTTTTCTCCTAGATCTGTCACTGGTTTTCTGTCTGATGTCTCTCCATCTGCTGCTGATGCAGTTGGAAAAATATACCTAATAGCAGATGAGAGG GTCCAAGGAGCAGTGTTTGATTTACCCGAGGAGATTGCAAAGGATCTGCTTACTATGGAACTGCCCGAAGGAAACACCTTGAGCAAAGTAACAAAG CTGCCGGTGTTGCAAGATGATGGCCCCGCTACCGACTCTTACGGCCGATTCTCAAACTCGGACCGGGGTTCTAGGAACCGGCGGGGGTCGTCCAGGGGCGGTATGGGCGGCGGCTCAAGAGGCCGTGGTAGTTGGGACTCTGATGAAGGATTCCGTCGCGGTGGCAGGAGCTCCAGCAGACCTGACAACGATATTTGGTCAGATGATGACTTTTCAGGTGGTGGTGCAAGGAGATCAAACCGTTCGTCATCCCCCGGCGGTGGTCGCTCGTCCTATGGTGGGCGTGGTGGCTCATCATCCTTGGGTGACAGATCATCGTCCTTTGGTGAACGCTCATCGTCATACGGTGGTCGTGGTGGCTCATCCTTTGGCAGCAGGGACAG AAGCTTCAGTGGCGCTTGCTTCACATGCGGGCAGTCAGGGCACAGAGCATCAGACTGCCCAAACAAGTAG